From Anopheles arabiensis isolate DONGOLA chromosome 3, AaraD3, whole genome shotgun sequence, a single genomic window includes:
- the LOC120904050 gene encoding uncharacterized protein LOC120904050 — protein sequence MSAYISVLISVIVLGLTAQVTANSQFTLYQNGESVDKKDVYLNRYKRQEATHNISTYQDADHKLYKELPFLVFVETEVPGIVNPGILISENFVLIPAHLIKRNIKVTFVLIARERFTISKKIRHPMYRGKQKHFDIGLLKLENNVNLQSNVLPACLWPNDEKSNAELIVARWNHREGISSLTKQTEIVVKDFRSCISFFDPNILAANNISFLDHQMCIVNEMEDATDLSGGPLYMDLVHDDHIVPFVIGIASTATGANLYDVDIFTKLSKLGNWIAETMREEGEEVSFEPLECAKRHLQYRRQINGSKLFDSSNSIDYMVSIHGNPDTNQIIKCTGALIGKDVVVTLAQCVINFMPYSSYVVLDDRSTINVKHIIIHPNYTANTLYNNIAILKLVSEASITPAQIAAIHSKHNKITLYATDGSKDKHYFSVNGLSLKFSDECVLSDDHRFLLLEGLQPEHMCLQSEYSLVPGSCEAHPSAVVYWERYSTKYLVGLYMDGRHCGFGEQAIGIYIYEHNLWINSVITSPLSKSREYIDPFLNLSVVCSYANGRRGTCVNQTSCPNVRQRMENNLPIFYCKNRAVVCCLSDSETQLEAEHEITFAINRC from the exons ATGTCAGCATATATTTCTGTGCTTATAAGCGTGATCGTTTTAGGTTTAACAGCGCAAG TCACCGCGAATTCACAGTTTACGCTTTATCAAAATGGGGAAAGTGTTG ACAAAAAAGACGTATATCTTAACAGATATAAAAGGCAGGAAGCTACGCATAACATTTCTACATACCAAGACGCTGATCATAAATTGTACAAAGAACTTCCGTTTTTAGTTTTCGTAGAAACTGAAGTGCCGGGAATTGTAAATCCAGGGATATTAATATCAGAAAATTTTGTTCTGATACCGGCCCACCTAATAAAACGAAATAT CAAAGTTACATTTGTACTTATCGCTAGAGAACGTTTTACAATATCAAAGAAAATTCGTCATCCTATGTACCGTGGGAAACAAAAGCATTTTGACATTGGATTGCTAAAGCTCGAAAATAACGTCAA CTTACAAAGCAATGTTTTACCCGCTTGTCTATGGCCGAATGATGAAAAAAGCAACGCTGAGTTGATAGTCGCTAGATGGAATCATCGCGAAG GCATATCATCATTAACGAAGCAAACGGAGATCGTTGTAAAGGATTTTAGAAGTTGCATTTCCTTCTTTGACCCAAATATCCTTGCAGCAAATAATATATCATTTTTAGATCATCAGATGTGTATCGTCAACGAAATGGAGGACGCAACG GATTTGAGTGGTGGACCGTTGTACATGGATTTGGTTCATGACGATCATATTGTTCCATTTGTGATTGGAATAGCTTCAACGGCCACAGGAGCTAATTTGTACGATGTCGATATATTCACAAAACTCTCCAAACTTGGTAATTGGATTGCCGAAACAATGCGCGAGGAAGGTGAAGAAGTATCGTTTGAACCATTAGAATGCGCCAAACGTCATTTACAGTATCGACGTCAAATTAACGGTTCTAAATTATTCGATTCGAGCAACTCTATTGACTACATGGTATCCATTCACGGCAATCCAGATACAAATCAGATAATCAAATGTACTGGAGCATTAATCGGAAAAGATGTCGTGGTCACATTGGCACAGTGTGTGATTAATTTCAT GCCTTATTCATCCTATGTGGTTTTGGACGATCGATCAACCATCAACGTAAAACATATCATCATACATCCTAACTACACGGCCAATACTCTTTATAATAATATAGCAATATTAAAGCTTGTGTCGGAAGCATCTATTACTCCCGCTCAAATAGCAGCAATTCActcaaaacataataaaataacCTTGTACGCTACTGACGGATCAAAAG ATAAGCACTACTTCTCCGTCAATGGACTTTCACTCAAGTTCAGTGACGAATGCGTCCTTTCCGACGACCACCGTTTTCTACTCCTAGAAGGATTGCAGCCGGAGCATATGTGTCTCCAAAGCGAATATTCACTTGTTCCAGGAAGCTGCGAGGCACACCCAAGTGCAGTTGTATATTGGGAGCGGTATAGTACAAAATACTTGGTAGGGTTATACATGGATGGGAGACACTGTGGCTTTGGAGAACAAGCAATCGGTATTTACATTTATGAGCATAATCTCTGGATAAACTCGGTGATTACTTCACCATTAAGCAAGTCACGCGAGTATATCGATCCTTTCTTGAATCTATCAGTTGTATGTTCGTATGCAAATGGAAGGAGAGGTACATGCGTGAACCAAACGAGCTGTCCGAATGTGCGCCAACggatggaaaataatttgcCTATATTCTACTGCAAGAACAGAGCAGTAGTTTGCTGTCTCTCAGATTCTGAAACACAACTGGAAGCGGAACAT gaAATAACGTTTGCGATAAATCGCTGTTAG
- the LOC120904166 gene encoding uncharacterized protein LOC120904166, which yields MPTEDQTADENQRIKLEATRQLTGLESALQNILSQAREGRLSQQMAKSKDEIAALLWSEGNKALLQLEAISGPQPRRDTFVEAYAQVKTELRKVYAVEVPPTPQLDVTLASTPSRSDHLPRIELPKFNGDPSEWPAFAGRFEKRIVGLTGDAERYAFLIKCFDRCDIARNSCEAFENAGMPFERAWSKLEERFYKKRVAFLSHFNYLRDLPKMTVASSNGLMRIIDVVETSTSAAKQIAGASGQRPSVVEDGMLVSLVMSKLDDETITRISRRLDVHTIPTWKELRDELDRLSSSLYYEPRKSAASRPDRASTSSKRPIRAAFVATVDTATYCCPCQSWLRRSAHSSTLFDRAGLILYSCYHPKR from the exons ATGCCGACGGAGGATCAAACAGCAGACGAAAACCAGCGGATCAAGCTGGAAGCGACTCGCCAACTGACAGGCCTAGAAAGTGCgctgcaaaacattttatcGCAAGCGCGCGAAGGTAGATTGAGCCAGCAAATGGCTAAGAGTAAGGATGAGATCGCAGCGTTATTGTGGAGCGAAGGCAATAAAGCGCTGTTGCAGCTGGAAGCAATATCGGGTCCGCAACCGCGACGCGATACGTTCGTTGAGGCCTACGCGCAAGTGAAAACCGAACTGAGGAAAGTGTATGCGGTGGAAGTGCCGCCTACTCCGCAGTTAGATGTAACACTTGCATCAACCCCTTCCCGCTCCGATCACCTCCCGCGCATCGAACTTCCGAAGTTTAACGGTGATCCTTCGGAATGGCCAGCGTTCGCGGGACGGTTCGAAAAGCGGATTGTCGGTTTGACAGGTGATGCGGAGCGGTACGCGTTCCTTATAAAGTGTTTCGATCGGTGCGATATTGCGCGGAACAGTTGCGAAGCCTTCGAAAACGCTGGTATGCCCTTCGAAAGGGCATGGAGTAAGTTGGAGGAAAGGTTCTACAAGAAACGGGTAGCTTTCCTCAGCCACTTTAACTATCTCAGAGACCTTCCAAAAATGACTGTGGCGTCTTCCAACGGGCTTATGCGGATAATAGATGTGGTCGAAACATCAACCTCCGCAGCGAAGCAAATTGCAGGCGCAAGCGGACAACGGCCTAGCGTGGTGGAGGATGGAATGCTAGTGAGCCTGGTTATGTCCAAGCTAGACGATGAAACCATAACCAGAATATCCCGTAGGCTGGACGTCCACACCATTCCGACGTGGAAGGAACTGCGCGACGAGCTCGATAGGTTGTCGAGTTCGCTATACTATGAGCCGCGGAAAAGCGCCGCGTCCCGTCCTGACCGCGCTTCTACTAGTAGCAAGCGCCCAATACGTGCGGCATTCGTAGCCACGGTGGATACG GCCACTTACTGCTGTCCATGCCAATCCTGGCTCCGTCGAAGCGCTCACTCCAGCACACTTTTTGATCGCGCGGGCCTCATTCTCTATTCCTGCTACCATCCAAAACGATGA
- the LOC120904165 gene encoding uncharacterized protein LOC120904165 — protein sequence MSSRNISELTRRLLRMVDTSSGFPLRGELTQLGDSIEQAQRRLLSLERKLSRHEDTYEEYRKFMREYLELRHMTPVPADELHKVRYVIPHSCVIKPDSTTTKLRVVFDASAKSTTGISLNDLQAIGPVIQPDLLHLWLHFRTQTVVVTADIAKMYRQIWVADSDTWMQCILWREDARDTAQMYRLRTVTYGEASSSYLACRALYEAGEEVRSSNPEIADAIQRSFYVDNLSLGAATPDELRVLSCGIERALMNRGMPLRKWASNVPAVVHDVPEEHLDSPVQIGDRQAIKMLGLAWCPSEDTFQLIIDNDCHLPVNSMTKRCLVAKIAKLYDPVGILQPVIITAKILMQNLWRDNLTWDETVPPHALAKWNEFAAQLPVLRQLHIPRMALPSEAENSTIYGFCDASTKAYGCAIYVRYLDGNGERRSRLLCAKSRVAPLKELTLPRLELQAALLLAELYVKIRDVFGTRVQQTRWWTDSQVVLAWIRSDNSKLDVFVKNRVSKICAATNACDWHYVPTKLNPADIVSRGLPASKLIPAHKPMMVTRPYQKRLQPHHKL from the exons ATGAGCTCGAGGAACATTTCAGAGCTCACACGAAGATTGCTGAGGATGGTCGATACGTCGTCCGGATTCCCCCTACGGGGGGAGTTGACGCAACTGGGAGACTCCATCGAACAGGCTCAACGACGATTATTATCACTCGAGCGGAAGCTGTCTCGGCATGAAGACACTTATGAGGAGTACCGAAAGTTCATGCGCGAATATCTTGAGCTAAGACACATGACCCCTGTACCGGCAGACGAACTACATAAGGTTCGATACGTAATCCCACATTCGTGTGTGATAAAACCAGATTCTACAACCACGAAGCTGCGAGTAGTCTTCGACGCGAGTGCGAAGTCCACCACTGGAATTTCGCTTAACGACCTACAAGCCATCGGGCCAGTGATACAACCGGATCTCCTTCACTTATGGTTGCATTTTCGGACGCAAACAGTGGTGGTTACAGCGGACATTGCGAAGATGTATCGCCAAATCTGGGTAGCTGACTCGGACACCTGGATGCAGTGCATATTATGGCGCGAAGATGCAAGAGATACCGCTCAAATGTATAGGCTCCGTACCGTCACTTACGGCGAGGCCTCCTCGTCGTATCTTGCGTGTAGAGCGTTATATGAGGCGGGCGAGGAAGTGCGTTCATCCAATCCGGAAATCGCTGACGCCATTCAGCGCTCATTCTACGTGGATAACCTGTCCTTGGGTGctgcgactccggacgaattACGTGTGCTTAGCTGCGGGATTGAACGGGCACTTATGAATAGAGGAATGCCCTTACGGAAATGGGCATCCAATGTCCCTGCAGTAGTACATGATGTGCCAGAAGAACACCTTGACTCTCCGGTGCAAATCGGCGACAGACAGGCTATCAAAATGCTGGGTCTAGCGTGGTGTCCTTCAGAAGACACATTCCAGCTTATCATTGACAATGATTGCCACCTGCCCGTAAACTCCATGACCAAACGATGCTTAGTGGCAAAAATTGCCAAACTTTACGATCCAGTTGGAATCCTGCAACCCGTGATCATCACCGCAAAAATCCTCATGCAAAATCTATGGCGCGACAATCTTACATGGGACGAAACTGTACCACCTCATGCCCTTGCTAAGTGGAACGAGTTTGCGGCTCAACTACCAGTCCTTCGGCAGCTACACATCCCAAGAATGGCGCTGCCAAGTGAAGCAGAAAATAGTACCATCTATGGTTTTTGTGATGCCTCAACAAAAGCATATGGGTGTGCAATATACGTTCGCTACTTGGATGGTAATGGAGAAAGACGATCGCGACTCCTATGTGCCAAGTCAAGAGTTGCACCGCTGAAGGAACTGACTTTGCCCAGACTAGAACTACAAGCAGCACTCTTGCTAGCTGAACTCTACGTGAAAATAAGGGACGTATTCGGCACCCGAGTCCAACAAACTAGATGGTGGACTGACTCGCAAGTCGTATTAGCCTGGATACGTTCCGATAATTCGAAATTAGACGTCTTCGTAAAAAATCGAGTATCCAAGATATGCGCTGCGACCAATGCATGTGATTGGCACTATGTGCCAACAAAGCTAAACCCGGCAGACATCGTATCCAGGGGACTTCCAGCTAGCAAATTG ATTCCTGCCCACAAACCAATGATGGTTACGAGACCATATCAGAAGAGGTTGCAGCCCCACCACAAGCTTTAG